The Porphyromonas sp. oral taxon 275 DNA window TGGTGGAGATCAACCAGCAGATCAAGCAGGCCCAGCGCGCGGGGGATCTAGAGACCCTCACCGAGCTCGTCCAGGAGCTCAGCCTGCTCAACGAATCCAAGCGCCGCCTCTCCGCCCTGCTCGGAGACCGCACCATCGTGGGCTAGTCAGCCTATCCCTAGCCGCGGCCTAAGCCTAGCCCCGACAGCCCACATTCACCTTTACCCAAGCAAGATGACCGTACCCTTTCTTCCTGGCGAGCTCGAGCTACTCCAGGCGATCAATGGCACGCATAGCCCCTTCTGGGACGCAGCCATGTGGCTGATCTCGAACTTCGCCGCATGGATCTACCCAGGCCTCGCCCTACTCTTCTTCCTCTTCTGGCGCAAGCCCACGAGCGAGGCCCTACTCCTCCTACTCTGCGTCGGGCTCTGCATCGCGCTAGGAGATCTGATAAGCTCGGGTATCGCGAAGCCCTTCTTTGCCCGTCTCCGCCCCACGCACAGCCCTTGGCTGCAGGAGGGACTGCACTACGTCTACGGCTACCATGGGGGAAAGTACGGCTTCTTCTCGGGACACTCGGCCAACTATACTTCGGTAGCTACGCTCCTCTGCCTCACCTTCCGCGACCGCCGCTTCTCCTTAGTGCTGGCTGTGCTCGTTGGCTGGGTCGTCTATAGTCGTATGTACCTCGGGGCACACTTTCTCTCGGATTGCCTCGTAGGCATCGCCGTAGGGCTCGTGGTAGCGCAGCTCGTCTACCGCATCTACCTCTGGCTGCGTAGGCAGCTCCTCTCCACGGGCAAGCGTCAGCCTCAGGCGATCTACCGCCCAGGGCTAGGCTACCTAAGTCTCGCGCTGGCGATGACCATCCCCCTGACGCTGACCATGGCGCTGCAGGTGAGCCGCATCGTGCGAGATGCACTGGCAGCGGCGGCCTAAGACGCACATCCTCCCAAGCAATAAAGCGGGGCGGCTACACTACTGTAGTCGCCCCGCTTCGTTTAATGAGGCTCTGAGCACCCCTCGGGTGCATAGATCAGTTGGACTGCATGCTGCTGATAGAAGACTTAGCCTCGCCCAAGGAGACGGTCACGAACTAGGCTGATTCGCCTAGCTCAAGCCACCGATAGAGTGGCTTCGGTTAAGTAAAGCAAGCTGCCATCCTTCGACGAGCTTACCGAGGGATATCCCTCAGCCGCCTGACAGCTGTCCCTCTCGCCCGTCATGGATGCCCCTCAGCCCCCTCACTGATATCCCTCAGGAGCCCCTCCCCCATAAGCGAAGCGCCCCGCTGGAGCTATATGCTCCAGCGGGGCGCCTAAAGGATGAGGAAGGCGGACTATCAATCCGTCAGCCCTCGGCGGATAGCCTAGCGCAGGCTCAGCTCCTCGATGAGGCGGGGGCACTTACCCCACTTGTCGATGGTGAAGAGGACGTAGCGGATGTCTACGACGATCGTGCGCTGCAGCTGGGGCTCGAACTCGATATCACCGCTCATCGCATCCCAGTTGCCGTCGAAGGCAAGCCCGAAGACACGCCCGTTCTTATCGAAGACAGGGCTACCCGAGTTACCACCGGTGATATCGTTGTTGGAGATAAAGTTGACATGCAGTTCGCCGCTCTTGTCCGCCCAGCGTCCCCAGTCCTTCTTCTTCAGCAGATCGAGGAAGGAGTCAGCGACCACATAGTCGGGGTTCGCGGCGTCGGCATTCTTCTCCAGGATACCACGAGGCGTGGTGAAGTAGTCGTACTCCGTAGCGTCGGCAGGCGAATAGGGCTTGATAGAGCCATAGCTGAGGCGCATGGTCGAGTTGGCATCGCTAGGCATGGGCTTCGAGGGGTTCATCTGCTGACGGCCTGCGAAGTAGAGGCGATTACCACGGCTGATGGCCTCATCGTAGCGGTTCAGCTCCTTGCCGAGTGGGAGGATGATCTCACGCAGGCTCAGAGCGAGCTTGTAGGCAGGATCCTCCGCGAGGACGTGGGAGAAGTCCTCACGCTCGATCGCAGCCAGCACCTTATCCTTGTAGGGGACGATGCTCTTAGCGAAGAGGGCCTTAGCATAGGCCTTCGTGTCGCCCTTGTAGTCGCGGTCGATCTGGGCGAAGAGCGCCGCTACACGCTCAGAGCTGACGCGCTGGCGCAGGATGTCGAGCATCGCGGGGAGGACGCGCTCATCGAGGCTGGGGACGTAGTTCTTGTACACATCCTCGATACCGGCCTTGATCTTAGCGCCATTCTCGGCCATGTCCTTGTAGCGGATGTCCTTGAGCCCGTAGGCAAGGGCCGCAGCCTCCATACCGCTATAGGCCTCGGTGAGGTAGGTATAGTCACGCATCAGCGCCGCCTGCCCCTTATAGGCCTGCTCCATCTCGGAGAGAAGCCCCTGGTAGACCTTGGTAGCCTTGCCACCCTGGGCGACCCACTGGTTGAAGGCCTGCTCCTCGGCGCGCTTAGCCCCGAGGACATCGAGCTTGACCAGGGCCTTGTTCATCCCGATGGAGTTCTTCCAGTAGTTGGAGCTGCGGGCGTACTTGGAGGCGTACTTGATGCGCGTCGCCTGATCGGCCTGCATCGCGGCCCACCAGAGCTCCTGCTTGGCGCCACGCACCTCGATACGAGGGGCGTTCTGGTCCGCCATACGGTTCTGGATCGCGAAGGAAGGGATATAGCGACTCGTCGATCCGGGGAAGCCGATGGTCATCGCGTAGTCGCCCTTCTGATAGCCCTCGGTGGAGACCGTAGCGTGGTACTTAGGCTTGTAGGGGACGTTGTCCTTGCTGTAGTCAGCGGGCGCATTGTCCTTGCCAGCGTAGACGCGGAAGACGGAGAAGTCCCCCGTCTGGCGAGGCCACATCCAGTTGTCCGTATCACCGCCGAACTTACCTACCGATCCCGGAGGAGCAAAGACAAGGCGGATGTCGGTGAAGACGTCGTAGGTCAGCAGATAGTACTTATTGTTGGCGTAGTAAGGACGCACCTCGATGCGCTTGTGGTCCGACTTGAGGCGGCGTCCCTCAGCGATCTCCAGCGCATCACAGATCTTGCGGATCTGAGCTAGGCGGTCGAGCTCATCCTTGGGCTTCTTGAGCTGAGCGAGGATCTCCTTGGTCACATCCTTGATCGAGCTCAGGTAGCTGATGGTGAGGCCCTCGATGGGGAGCTCCTCGGAGAACTGCTGCGAGACGAAGCCGTCACGCAGGTAGTCATGGTCGACGGCACTCACCGACTGGATAGCGTCGAAGCCACAGTGGTGATTGGTGAAGACCAGCCCCTTATCCGAGACGGTGACCCCCGTACAGCCGCGTCCGAAGATGACGACAGAGTTAGCGACGCTGGGCTTATCCAGCGAATAGAGGGAATCAATGGGCAGACGGAAGCCAAGCTCCTTCATCTGCGCAATGTTCTCCTTCGTGAGCTCGTTGAGGAGCCACATCCCCTTGTCGGCACGTGCCTGTACGCCCAGCGAGAGCGCAGCGACACCGAGGACAAGAGCCTTGCGAAGTAGTTGCTTCATTGGTTCATTATTATAGGGTAATCGTGAATGTACGTATCGTCCGAGAGCGGCTAGGCCTCTAGCCCATCTCGGCGCAGGAGCGCTGCGATGCTTGCCTCCTTGCCTCTGAAGGCCTGGTAAAGCACGGCGGCATCACGCTTGTCGCCATGAGAGAGGATCTCGCGGCGGAAGCGCTCGGCCGTCTCCTGAGAGAAGATCCCCTCCTCCTGGAAGGCGGCGAAGGCGTCGGCGTCAAGCACCTCGGCCCATTTGTAGCCGTAGTAGCCAGCGCTATATCCTCCAGAGAAGATGTGCCCGAAGGAGGTGCTCATCAGGCAGGGAGCGGGCGCTGCTGGCAGCAGGACAGCCTTAGCCCAAGCCTCTTCCTCAAAGGCCTTCGCGTCCAGATCCTCGGGCAAGGCCTCCCTAATCCCATGCCAAGCAAGGTCAAGGTAGCCGAAGCTCAGCTGGCGGCAGGCAGCATAGCCCACGAGGAAGTGGCGTGCACGATCCATACGCTCTAGGAGCGACTCGGGTAGCGCCTCGCCGCTCTGATAGTGATAGGCGACGCTCTCGAGCCAGCGACGCTCGTCGAGCCAGTTCTCCATCAGCTGGCTAGGCAGCTCGACGAAGTCACGGACGACGTTCGTCCCGCTCAGCGATCGGTAGCGACAGGCCGCGAACATCCCATGCAGGGCATGGCCGAACTCGTGGAGGAAGGTACGTACCTCCCCTGGCGTCAGCAGCGCAGGGCGCTCAGCCGTAGAGGGCGTGAAGTTCATCACCAGGACGATATGCGGACGATGGTCCTCACCCGTAGCCTCGTGATACTGCTCCTGCAGGTTGTTCATCCAGGCCCCACTCTGCTTACCCTCCCGAGGGAAGAAGTCCGTATACAGCAGTCCGAGGTACGAGCCTTCACGGTCGTGCACCTCGTAGGTATGTACGTCGGGATGATAGACGGGGAGGTCCTTGCGCTCATGGAAGCTGATGCCATAGAGCGTCTGGGCGAGGCCGAAGACGGCCTCCGAGACGTGGGAGAGCTCGAAGTAAGGACGTAGCTCCTCCTCGTCCAGCTCATAGTAGGCTTGCTTGTAGCGCTCAGCCCAATAGGCCCAGTCCCAGGGCTGTAGCGGGAGTGTCTGTCCCTTCTTCTGGGCAAAGGCTGCGACCTCCTCCAGCTCCTGCTCGGCTACGGGCTTATAGGCCGCCAGTAGCTCGTCCAGCAGCTTGTAGACAGCTTCGGGAGAGCCTGCCATACGCTTCGAGAGGACCTTCTCAGCATAGGAGCCCGCACCTAGGAGCTGGGCGTACTCCAGGCGGAGATTAGCCAGACGGCGAACGATGGCTCGGTTGTCATACTCATCGTCCTTAGCCCCTAGGCTCATCTTCGCCACGTACATCTGCTCTCGGAGCTGGCGGTCGGGGCAGTGCGCCATGAAGGGGAAGAAACTCGGGGCCGCGAGTGTGAAGACCCAGCCCTCGAGCCCACGAGCTCGCGCAAGCTCGGCTGCAGCCTCTAGGCTTACAGCGGGTAGACCTGCCACCTGCTCGGAATCGGTGAGGTGCAGGCTGTAGCGCTGCTGATCCTTGAGATTGTTCTGCCCAAAGCGTAGGCTCAGCTCGCTCAGCTCCTGCTTGACCTGACGGAGTCGCTCCTTCTTCTCGGGCTCTAGGGCCGCCCCACTCTCACTGAAGTACTCCCAGGTACGCTGCAGCAGGCGTGCATCCTCCTCGTCTAGGGCCAGCGAGGCACGCTGCTCCCAGAGCTGGCGCACGCGAGCGAAGAGCGGCTCGGAGAGGAGTATATAGGAGGAGAGCTCGGAGAGCTCGGGCGTCAGCTCCTGGCTGATCTCCATCAGCTCGTCGCTCGCCTCGGCATGCAGGAGGTTGTAGAAGATCCCCGAGACCCACTCGAGCTCGGCGCCGCTACGCTCCAGGGCAAGGATCGTATTGGCAAAGGTCGGCTCCTCCCTCTGGGCGATCAAGGCGTCGACCTCCACACGCTTAGCTGCGATGGCTCGGCGGAAGGCCTCTCGGAAGTCCCCAGCCTGCACTTGGTCGAAGGCATAGGCTCCGTGCGGTAGGGTGCTGGACGAATAAATGCTATTCATACACTAGGATAAAAAGACAAGAGGCTACCTGCCCTCGCTCCTCCGTATCGGGAGGAAGAACGGCAGGTAGCCTCTAGGCGCACGCAGCGAACCTTAGGCGGCAAGCCTAGAGGATCGGTCAGCGTGTGATTGATTAGATACGGTCGTTCGAACCGAGGACGTTGAGCACCTTGTGCATGTACAGCTTCTTGAGCGAGTCACGAGCTGGGCCGAGGTACTTGCGGGGGTCGAACTCTGCGGGGTTCGTAGCGAAGACCTTGCGGATAGCAGCGGTCATAGCCAGACGGCCATCGGAGTCGATGTTGATCTTGCAGACAGCGCTCTTAGCAGCCTGACGGAGCTGCTCCTCGGGGATACCGACAGCATCCTTCAGTGCACCGCCGTACTGGTTGATCGTAGCGACCTCGTCCTGGGGCACGGAGCTGGAGCCGTGGAGCACGATGGGGAAGCCAGGGATCTGCTTCTCGATCTCAGCGAGGATGTCGAAGCGGAGGGGGGGAGGTACGAGGATGCCGTTAGCATCGCGCTTGCACTGCTCGGGCGTGAACTTGTTAGCCCCGTGCGAGGTGCCGATCGAGATAGCGAGCGAGTCTACCCCCGTCTTGCTGACGAAGTCGATCACTTCCTCGGGCTCGGTGTAGGTGTGGTGCTCAGCTACGACATCGTCTTCGATACCAGCCAGGACACCGAGCTCACCTTCTACCGTGACATCGTACTGGTGTGCGTAGTCTACGACAGACTTGGTCAGCGCTACGTTCTCGTCGTAGGGCAGGTGCGAGCCGTCGATCATCACAGAGGAGAAGCCCATCTCGATACAGCTCTTGCAGAGCTCGAGGCTATCGCCGTGGTCGAGGTGGAGAGCGATCTGGGGGTTGGGGCAGCCGAGTTCCTTAGCGTACTCTACAGCACCCTGTGCCATGTAGCGAAGGAGAGTTTGGTTAGCGTACTTGCGTGCGCCACTGGACACCTGAAGGATGACAGGAGACTTCGTTTCAACGACAGCGCCGATAATTGCCTGGAGCTGCTCCATGTTGTTGAAGTTGAATGCTGGGATAGCATAGCCACCCTTGATAGCCTTAGCGAACATCTCGCGCGTGTTCACCAGGCCGAGTTCTTTGTAACTAACCATTGTTGTTATAACTGTTAATCTAGGTTTGACTTCGTAGTTGGACTTCGTTGTCTATACCGCAAAGATAAGGCAAAAAAGGATACGGCCGTCGCCTTTCCTTAAATTATTCACGAATCTACCTAATCCTTGCTAGTCAGCGTAGTAAGACGGCTAGCTCTGCGGTCTCGAGAGACGCGGAGCTAGCCGTCGCGATATGGCTGCGAGCCTCGCTCCGTGGAGCGTCACAGCGAGAGCTGACTTAAGCGTTCAGGTCGAGAGCTGCGCCAGCCTTGAACTTGACCGCCTTGCGTGCGGGGATCTTGATCTTTGCCTTGGTGGCGGGATTGATGCCTTCGCGAGCGGGCTTATCCTGAACGGAGAAGGTACCGAAGCCTAGGAGAGAGACCTTCTCACCCTTCTGCAGCTCCTCTGCGACTACTGCTGCGAATGCATCAACAGCCTTGCGAGCCTGTTCCTTGGTCAGACCAGCCTTCTCAGCTACGCCTGCGATGAAATCAGTTTTGTTCATAAACAACGATCTTATTATAGGTTGGACAAATTGCGTTGCGCCTTATGCTCTGGCTCGGCCCCTTCCCTACTGAGCGGAGGCCACTAGTCCAGTACTTTGTGTATCCAAATGTACTACAAATCTTGGACTATGCAAGCCCTGAGCCGCTTAGGGACTCAAACTGCTGCTCCAGAGGCTAGCTAGCGGCCTAGGCTAGCGCTACTTCGGCTGCGTCAGATAGCGTAGCTCACCAGCCCCCGTCAGCTCTGCGTGCGTGAGTCTATACTTATTGCTATACAGCTTATTAGCCACTTGGATCTGGGTGAAGTAGTCGCCTCGCTCGGCTCCCGCAGCGCCCTTATGGATGACCAGCTTAGGCTGCTTGTAGTACTTAGAGTCCAGATGGATCGTGACCTTGTCAAAGACGGGCGTCGTCAGCGCATAGCTCGTACTACCCGGACAATCGGGGTAGAAGCCGAGCATACTATAGATGGCCCAGGCGCTCATCGCACCCGTATCATCATTGCCAGGAATGCCGCTGGGGCTATTGTGGTAGTACTTTTCGAGGAGCTCCTTCACCAGACGCTGCGTGCGCCATGCCTCCTTGGGGAAGTAGGTGAAGAGGTAGGCGTAGGCGATGTCAGGCTCATTGGCGGGGTCATAGTTGCCCTGATCGAAGATCCCCTGCAGCTTAGAGACGAACTTCTGCTCGCCGCCCATCAGCTTGCTCAGCCCCTTGATGTTGTGGGGGACGAAGAAGCTATAGTTCCAAGAGTTCCCCTCGTGGAAGCCAGGGTTGGGCTCGAAGTCACGCCCCAGCGTAGGATTGAAGGGCGTGAGGAACTTGCCATCGGGCAGGATAGGACGCAGCAGCCCCGTCTCCTTGTCGTAGTAGTGGCGGTAGCCCTGAGCCCTACGCTCGTAGAGCTGCGCCTCCTTGGTCCTGCCCAGGCCGCGGGCGAACTGACCCAGATTCCAGTCTGCTATATAGTACTCCAGTGCATGGGAGACGGAGTTGTCGAACTTCTCACGCAGGGGCACATAGCCTCGGCTCAGGTAGTCATCGTTGTCGGGGCGCAGCAGGTTAGCCTTGCCCGGGGTATCGGCACCCTTGCGCATGGCCTCATAGGCCAGCTGCACGTCGAAGTCACGGATCCCTCGCTGCCAAGTGTCATTGAGCACGATGATCGAGGGGTCACCCTCCATCGTCATCGTCTCCTGCGAGTAGAGCTCCCACTTCGGGAGCCAGCCCCCCTCCTTATACATATCGAGCATCGTCTGCACCATCGCTAGTTGCTTGCGCGGATAGAGCAGCGAGAGCAGCGGATGCACATTGCGGTAGGTATCCCACAGCGAGTAGACGGTGTAGCGATCGTGCTGTGTCTTGCCCGTCTTGAGGCTGCCCATCATCGGGTACTCGCCGTTGACATCCTGCAGAATATTGGGGTGGATGAGCAGGTGGTAGAGTGCAGTGTAGAAGACCGTACGCTGCTCCTGGGTCCCGCCCTCGACCTCGACGACACGCAGCGCGTCCTCCCACTGCTGCTCGGCAGCTGAGCGGACGGCGGCGAAGTCCAGGCCGGGCTGCTCGGTCTGCAGATTGAGCAGCGCATTCTCCTCACTGACGAAGGAGACGCCCGTCTGCACGTAGATGACCTCTCCGGGCTGCGTCTGGAAGGAGAACCATACCCCGACGTCGTTGCCGCTCATCTGCTTGCGGTAGTTGGGATAGAGCTTGTAGCGGCCATGATCCTTGTCCCACTCAGCCTCTACACCCTGCATCGGGGGCTGCTTCTTCCAGTAGCCGCTCTGGGGAGCACGGCGACTGATACGGATGGCAAAGTACTGGTTGAAGACTGCCTGCGGATTGTAGCAGAAGGTCCCCATCAACTTGCTCCCCACGAGCGTCGAGTCATTGAGGAAGCGCACCGTCGCACCACTCTCATTCGTCAGCCCCTGACCGAGGTTCACGAGGATATGGCTCGGGCCGCCCTTGGTGAAGGTAAAGGCCGTGATGGCCGTACGGGGCGTAGCACTCACCTCAGCACGCACCTGATGCTTGTCAAGGGTCGCACTATAGTAGCCCGGGTGAGCACGCTCCGCACTCAGGGTCGTCCCGTACTGCGTGTAGTCCACGTTGAGCTGCCCCGTCGAGGCGCTCACAAGGATACTCCCCAGCTCGGGGCAGCCTACCCCACTGAGGTTGACATGGCTGAAGCCCGTGAAGTACTTGTTGTCCGCCGTATAGGGCGTACTCCACCAGCGGGCATCCTTGTCATACTTGTTCAGCTCTCCTCCGCCCATCACGTTGAAGGGGGTGATGCTCATGAGCCCGTTAGGTACGACAGCACCGGGATTGGTCGTCCCGAAGTTGCTCGTCCCGATGAAGGGGTTGACTTCATCGATCAGTCGGCGCTGCGACTGAGCTGCAGCGCCGAGGCTAAGCAGCAGCACGAGGGCTACCGCCCTCACGGGTCGCGTCTTCTGTAGATTCATTCGTATATTCTTGTATGTATGGATACGTGTCTGTTAGCTGCAAACATAAGGAAAAGCAGGCAACTATGCGGTACGGACGTCTGAGCGAGCAACGCCGAGGCCGCATCCGCATCGCAAGTTCGGCGGGTAAGTCTTAGGCCTCACTTCCCTCTTGAGCGAAGCACCGAGCCAAGCCAAGGAGCAGTATTCTACCAAGGGATCCAGCCTAAGCGAAGGAGCAGACGGCAAGATCTCGGCCAAGCGCACCCAGCGGCGGCGCGCCAGGAGGGGCAGCGAGGTGCTAGTCTTGCCCTAGCTTCGCGAGGGATATCCCTCAGCGGGCTGACTGACGCCCTTCACGCGCCTGACTGACGTCCCTCAGCCTCGTGACGGATATCCCTAAGCAGCCCCCTCCCTAGAAGCTGACAACGGCGACGCACAAGCCGTACCCCAGCGCAGCAAGGATCAAGCACAGCAGACAGCTGCTTTGCTTGCTCCTTACCTACTGCTACGGGCAAAGTTATCCCATTAGGGGCTTGGCCCCTTCTCTGAGTGACGTAAATTCTAGGAGATAGCTAAAGCCTTCCCTGAGGTATCCATCCTATCTAAGGATACCCTTAGCTTACAGCGGGGGAAAGGCGCAGGCGGAGTATGCGCTGCGTGTACTCGGTGACTCGGTAGCGACGATCGGCCAGGTGCCCCACGAGCCAAAGCACTTCGTCTCCACGACACAGGAGGAGTGCAGCTCGGCGCTCGGCAGGGGCGAACTTCCCATCAATGAAGATGCGCCTCAGGAGCTTCTTCCCCTTCATCCCATAGGGGTACAGCACATCGCCCTCACGGCGATGGCGTAGGACAAGACGGTCAGTACCCAGCGCCTCATAGTCAAAGGCCGCCTCGCCCTCCGCCAAGGGAAAGAGCTGCGCTAGGTCTCGAGGTCGAGGCTCGATCTGCCAGCTCAGGCACTGCCCGCTCGGCAAAGCACACTCCCCCGCCTCCCCGATCGAGAGCTCCTGCTGGTAGACCTCCTCGGAGGACTGCACTCGGGGCCGCAGCTCGAGGTAAGTCTGCCCGCGCAGCAGCTGGTGCGTCGGGCTATCGAAGCGAGCCCCTGCGTGTCCCACATGCAGCTGGGCCATCACGCCACGCACGGTCTCGGGGCTGAAGCCGTAGGGGCGCAACAGCTCGTAGAGTAGCGCCTCGGGGTACTGCTGTTCGAGGAGCCTCATGATGTGGATGCCCCGAGGCTCCAGCACGTGCTGACGCAGCTGCTCGACTCGCTCGAGGTAATAGCATTCGCTCGCTCTGAGGTGCGCGATAGTGCGGGTGGCAGCCTCGGCGAAGGAGGGATTGAGTTGCTCGAGCAGCGGGATGAGCCTATGTCGGATCAGGTTGCGCTTGTAGCGCGTATCGGCATTAGAGCTATCACTGCGGTAGTCCTGCCCTTCGGCAGCTAGGTAGTCGAGGATCAAGGTGCGGGGGCAGTCCATGAGCGGGCGAATGATGCCCTCCTCGACCTTGTGGTAGGGCATGCCGCTGAGGCCGCGGATGCCTGTGCCCATAGAGAGATTGAGCAGCAGCGTCTCCACCTGGTCATCAGCATTGTGCGCGACGGCTACGACGCTCGGTGTGGGGTCTGCGGCACGCTGCTCGGCGAACCAGCGGTAGCGAAGCTCACGCGCCGCCATCTCGATGGAGATGCCACGCTCCCGAGCATAGCCGCCGGTATCGAAGCTCGTGACGCGCAGCGCTACCCCGAGTCGCCTACAGAGCTCCTCGACAAAGCGCTGGTCGCCCTCACTCTCCTCTGCCCGCAGGCGGAAGTTGCAGTGCAGGGCTACAAGCCTAGCCCCATAGCCAAGACGCAACATAGCCATCAGCAGAGCGAGCGAATCCGGTCCTCCACTGATGGCTATGTATAGGATCCCCGCTGGGGGTAGTAGCTGCTGCTGTCGCAGCGTCAGCTCAACTTGGTCGAGCAGGGCATGCTGCAGCATAGCGAGCTAAGATGGGCAGCCTGCTAGTGCTGCTGATGAGCCTCCTCTACGAGCTCGGGGTCGACGAGGATACGCCCGCAGTATTCGCAGACGATGATCTTCTTATGGAGCTTGAGGTCTACCTGACGCTGGGGTGGGATCTTGTTGAAGCAGCCACCACAAGCATCGCGATCTACGGGCACGACGGCCAGGCCATTGCGTGCACCCTCACGGATACGAGCGAAGGCATGCAGCAGGCGCTCCTCGATGTGCTCCTCGAGCTGGAGGGCCGTAGCACGTAGCGCCTCTTCCTCCTGCTTCGTCTCGCTCTTGATGCGAGCTAGCTCCTCCTCCTTGGCCGCGAGGTCAAGACGACGCTCAGCGATGGCCTCACCGAGGGCAGCGATACGCTCGGTACGCTGCTGCAGGTCGCCTGCGGCCTCGTTGATACGCTTCTGCGAGAGCTCGATCTCCAGTCCCTGGAATTCGATCTCCTTCGAGAGGTTGTCGTACTCGCGGTTGTTCTTGACGTTGTCTAGCTGCTCCTTGTACTGGGCGATCTTAGCCTCTGCCTCCGTGATGCGTGCCTTCTCGGTGGCGACCGCATTCTTCTGGCGCTTGTTGTCCTCCTCGAGGTGGGCTAGGCGGGTCTCCATGCCCTCGATCTCGTCCGAGAGATCCTGTACCTCTAGGGGAAGCTCTCCGCGAAGCGTCTTGATGTGATCTATCTTCGTGTAGGTCTCCTGCAGGCGGCTCAGGGCGATCAGCTTGTCTGCGACGCCACGATCGGCTGCGGCTGCTGCCGCAGGTGCTTCAGCAGCAGGGCTAGCAGTCTTGGTAGCAGCCGCCTTCTTTGCTGAGGATGTCTTCTTTGTAGTTTCTTTCGTAGCCATTATAGTGCTATGACGCTATTTATAGGGTTGGAGTCGATCTCGCTTTGGTAGACCGCAAAGGTAGCTAATTTCTGTGACAATAGCTCGGTAAAGAGCTGTGCGCTGATGCGTTCGCTCTCGTAGTGGCCCACCGTCGCAAGGATGGGGGCGGACTCGCAGTCGAAGTAGTCGTTGTACTTCGCCTCTCCTGTGATCAGGATATCTGCCCCAGCTCGGCGCGCCTCGGGCCAGAGGAAGGCCCCAGCCCCACCACAGAGGGCGACACGCTGGATCAACCGCGTCGCCTCAGCTCGGCTATAGCGCAGCTGCTCGGTAGCAAAGTAGCGCTTCACCTGGGCAAGGAAATCACCAAGAGCTACGGGCTGCGGGAGCTCACCGACAATGCCTGCGCCCGTAGTGCCGCGCGTATCAAGGAGCTGCGTAAAGCTATAGGCGGGGACCTCGTAAGGATGTGCCTTGAGGAGGGCTGCCTCCACGCGAGCTCTGA harbors:
- a CDS encoding phosphatase PAP2 family protein — protein: MTVPFLPGELELLQAINGTHSPFWDAAMWLISNFAAWIYPGLALLFFLFWRKPTSEALLLLLCVGLCIALGDLISSGIAKPFFARLRPTHSPWLQEGLHYVYGYHGGKYGFFSGHSANYTSVATLLCLTFRDRRFSLVLAVLVGWVVYSRMYLGAHFLSDCLVGIAVGLVVAQLVYRIYLWLRRQLLSTGKRQPQAIYRPGLGYLSLALAMTIPLTLTMALQVSRIVRDALAAAA
- a CDS encoding S46 family peptidase translates to MKQLLRKALVLGVAALSLGVQARADKGMWLLNELTKENIAQMKELGFRLPIDSLYSLDKPSVANSVVIFGRGCTGVTVSDKGLVFTNHHCGFDAIQSVSAVDHDYLRDGFVSQQFSEELPIEGLTISYLSSIKDVTKEILAQLKKPKDELDRLAQIRKICDALEIAEGRRLKSDHKRIEVRPYYANNKYYLLTYDVFTDIRLVFAPPGSVGKFGGDTDNWMWPRQTGDFSVFRVYAGKDNAPADYSKDNVPYKPKYHATVSTEGYQKGDYAMTIGFPGSTSRYIPSFAIQNRMADQNAPRIEVRGAKQELWWAAMQADQATRIKYASKYARSSNYWKNSIGMNKALVKLDVLGAKRAEEQAFNQWVAQGGKATKVYQGLLSEMEQAYKGQAALMRDYTYLTEAYSGMEAAALAYGLKDIRYKDMAENGAKIKAGIEDVYKNYVPSLDERVLPAMLDILRQRVSSERVAALFAQIDRDYKGDTKAYAKALFAKSIVPYKDKVLAAIEREDFSHVLAEDPAYKLALSLREIILPLGKELNRYDEAISRGNRLYFAGRQQMNPSKPMPSDANSTMRLSYGSIKPYSPADATEYDYFTTPRGILEKNADAANPDYVVADSFLDLLKKKDWGRWADKSGELHVNFISNNDITGGNSGSPVFDKNGRVFGLAFDGNWDAMSGDIEFEPQLQRTIVVDIRYVLFTIDKWGKCPRLIEELSLR
- a CDS encoding M3 family metallopeptidase, whose protein sequence is MNSIYSSSTLPHGAYAFDQVQAGDFREAFRRAIAAKRVEVDALIAQREEPTFANTILALERSGAELEWVSGIFYNLLHAEASDELMEISQELTPELSELSSYILLSEPLFARVRQLWEQRASLALDEEDARLLQRTWEYFSESGAALEPEKKERLRQVKQELSELSLRFGQNNLKDQQRYSLHLTDSEQVAGLPAVSLEAAAELARARGLEGWVFTLAAPSFFPFMAHCPDRQLREQMYVAKMSLGAKDDEYDNRAIVRRLANLRLEYAQLLGAGSYAEKVLSKRMAGSPEAVYKLLDELLAAYKPVAEQELEEVAAFAQKKGQTLPLQPWDWAYWAERYKQAYYELDEEELRPYFELSHVSEAVFGLAQTLYGISFHERKDLPVYHPDVHTYEVHDREGSYLGLLYTDFFPREGKQSGAWMNNLQEQYHEATGEDHRPHIVLVMNFTPSTAERPALLTPGEVRTFLHEFGHALHGMFAACRYRSLSGTNVVRDFVELPSQLMENWLDERRWLESVAYHYQSGEALPESLLERMDRARHFLVGYAACRQLSFGYLDLAWHGIREALPEDLDAKAFEEEAWAKAVLLPAAPAPCLMSTSFGHIFSGGYSAGYYGYKWAEVLDADAFAAFQEEGIFSQETAERFRREILSHGDKRDAAVLYQAFRGKEASIAALLRRDGLEA
- a CDS encoding class II fructose-bisphosphate aldolase; translation: MVSYKELGLVNTREMFAKAIKGGYAIPAFNFNNMEQLQAIIGAVVETKSPVILQVSSGARKYANQTLLRYMAQGAVEYAKELGCPNPQIALHLDHGDSLELCKSCIEMGFSSVMIDGSHLPYDENVALTKSVVDYAHQYDVTVEGELGVLAGIEDDVVAEHHTYTEPEEVIDFVSKTGVDSLAISIGTSHGANKFTPEQCKRDANGILVPPPLRFDILAEIEKQIPGFPIVLHGSSSVPQDEVATINQYGGALKDAVGIPEEQLRQAAKSAVCKINIDSDGRLAMTAAIRKVFATNPAEFDPRKYLGPARDSLKKLYMHKVLNVLGSNDRI
- a CDS encoding HU family DNA-binding protein → MNKTDFIAGVAEKAGLTKEQARKAVDAFAAVVAEELQKGEKVSLLGFGTFSVQDKPAREGINPATKAKIKIPARKAVKFKAGAALDLNA
- a CDS encoding GH92 family glycosyl hydrolase, with amino-acid sequence MNLQKTRPVRAVALVLLLSLGAAAQSQRRLIDEVNPFIGTSNFGTTNPGAVVPNGLMSITPFNVMGGGELNKYDKDARWWSTPYTADNKYFTGFSHVNLSGVGCPELGSILVSASTGQLNVDYTQYGTTLSAERAHPGYYSATLDKHQVRAEVSATPRTAITAFTFTKGGPSHILVNLGQGLTNESGATVRFLNDSTLVGSKLMGTFCYNPQAVFNQYFAIRISRRAPQSGYWKKQPPMQGVEAEWDKDHGRYKLYPNYRKQMSGNDVGVWFSFQTQPGEVIYVQTGVSFVSEENALLNLQTEQPGLDFAAVRSAAEQQWEDALRVVEVEGGTQEQRTVFYTALYHLLIHPNILQDVNGEYPMMGSLKTGKTQHDRYTVYSLWDTYRNVHPLLSLLYPRKQLAMVQTMLDMYKEGGWLPKWELYSQETMTMEGDPSIIVLNDTWQRGIRDFDVQLAYEAMRKGADTPGKANLLRPDNDDYLSRGYVPLREKFDNSVSHALEYYIADWNLGQFARGLGRTKEAQLYERRAQGYRHYYDKETGLLRPILPDGKFLTPFNPTLGRDFEPNPGFHEGNSWNYSFFVPHNIKGLSKLMGGEQKFVSKLQGIFDQGNYDPANEPDIAYAYLFTYFPKEAWRTQRLVKELLEKYYHNSPSGIPGNDDTGAMSAWAIYSMLGFYPDCPGSTSYALTTPVFDKVTIHLDSKYYKQPKLVIHKGAAGAERGDYFTQIQVANKLYSNKYRLTHAELTGAGELRYLTQPK